The Oncorhynchus nerka isolate Pitt River linkage group LG5, Oner_Uvic_2.0, whole genome shotgun sequence nucleotide sequence ccttgtgagaccatatgctggtgcggttggccctgggttcctcctaatgcaagacaatgcaagacctcatgtggctggagtgtgtcagcagttcctgcaagaggaaggcattgatgctatggactggcctgcccgttccccagacctgaatccaattgagcacatctgggacatcatgtctcgctccatccaccaacgccacgttgcaccacagactgtccaggagttggcggatgctttaggccaggtctgggaggagatccctcaggagaccatccgccacctcatcaggagcatgcccaggcgttgtagggaggtcatacaggcacgtggaggccacacacactactgagcctcattttgacttgttttaaggacattacatcaaagttggatcagcctgtcgtgttccactttaattttgagtgtgactccaaatccagacctccatgggttgataaatttgatttgataatttttgtgtgattttgttgtcatcacattcaactatgtaaataaaaaagtatttaataagaatatttcattcattcagatctaggatgtgttattttagtgttccctttattttttggagcagtgtatatttttggGTAATTCCCGTGGTACATGGTCTGACGTTATTTTGTGGCAGATGTAAAGACTATAAACTGTTATAAATGGCCTATTTGTGAGATTGACTTATTTCAATAGGCATAGGCTACTGACTAAAATCTGGGTTTATAATTGCAATTCAATTTTGACATGGTTTGCTGAGCTACATGCAGGTAGCCTTTTGCCCCCTGATAGGCCAACATCTAATTTCAGGGAAAAGCCCAGAATGAAAATGTTTAGAATGATACATTTGCGAATAGAGCTGTGACCATGATCACAATTGATAACTGCAGCACTCTCAACCGGTGCTCTCTTTTTCAGTCTCACCTCTACCAATTGAATGAATGTATACTATTGTTACACAAAAATATGGTATAAGAATACCCTGTACTCATCAAGAAAAAGCACAAACACCAGTACTTGGTTTCCCTTACCTATTGAaaatcaagaagaagaaaataataATGATGAAATAGACCAGTTTACTGCTGTGCTATGTCACATGTACAGTATCTATATCAATAAAGACTAGGGTAGGCCAATTTATTTTGTAGATATTCTTAATTGAAATAGAAGATCAAGGTGGTTCTGGAAGTATTCTCAGGGTGATTATTGGGTTGTATAAACATGagtgctccccccccccccccacaatgcTGGCCTTCAAATTAGTTTCTAAAGTCAGGCAAGACTGCCTCTGACAGGCTTGAGCCTGCTGCCTGAGGTTGAGAGAAACAACCCTTCTCTAACTGTGTAGCCTACTAGAAACCAGTTCTTTCAAAAGGGCATAATGCTGTCTTGAACTTACATAGTTGAGTCTAATATAACCGTTACAAATTATCAGTCATTATGAGAAATAGGGCTCACATGCGAGATGTCACTTCGCATAAGAAACCTTCTCTATTTGAAAAATATCCTTTTCTATAATTCTCATTTGCACTTATGAATTTACCATGTTAAATATAACTGTACTTATTTGTTTGTTAAACGTTAGCTCACAGAATGAAGGGTTTTCAAGCCTTGTATAACTTTTTTTACCCCTTCACAAACCATGGGCCGGACCAAACCGAAAGCATAATTGGCAGGGCGATCCAATGATAACATTTCGAATGGAGTAGTACTGTGAAAGCCAGTATATATGGTGGTTAAATCATACCACATCCATCAAATTTATCATAACATATTATTGAGGGGTCAAATCGGctctatacactgaacaaaacattaggaggaccttcctaatattgagtccaCCATCTTCTTccctcaaaacagcctcaatttgttcgGGAATAGACtataaggtgtcaaaagcattctacgaggatgctggcccatattgactccaatgcttcccacagttgggtcAAGTTGGTGTACATTTCCAGAATCAAAGATCTTCTCTTTTCCCCCAACCCAGGTTGAACACAAGAAACTGTATGGGCCCATCTGGCGCTCGCGGTTCGGCCCGTTTGATGTGGTGAACGTGGCGTCTCCAGAGCTTATATCCCAGGTGATCCGTCAGGAGGGCCGCTTCCCAGTCCGGACAGAGCTGCCACACTGGAAGGAGTACCGCGATATGAGGGGACAGGCCTATGGACTCCATGTGGAGTGAGTGGCCGATGAACCACATCAAGGACTATTCCTAGATTGGGTGTAGGAAAGGGAATGGATAATACTTACACCCACTTTTCCCTCAAAAAATGTTGGGGCACTGAGGACATTTTAGTTCTTGTGAGCGGAAACTTTCATGTGAGAATTTTGTGCAACTTCCGCCGCACGTTTACAGTAAACCCTGCGGCTGTACCATTACAGTTTtcgacagtagccaataggctattgtggctatttgaccgtaatgtaggtctactgtaccaATAAAACCAATGGAACaaatcccataacattttcaCGTGGAAATAGCTTTTGATTTCTGTGATATAGCTTACAgtagtgtcgtgtctttactatcattaactgaagactgatagtttttatcaaagattctctgtaattagttactATGCGATCAACTGAATAATCACGTAATTAATTAACTATGAaatcggggcaccaaggaaaaatattcagattacaaagttatcatgtcctaaaataacttttcagatattttatctgatcaattagtcttcgaattaatgaatgatttatttacctcacgttagtctcattccaaacgtcataaattgttggttatctgcacgaacccagtcttcactatgagtcatccatacatcaattgtcttaaatcatttatttattactaactaagtaattcacagaaatgaaccggcatggcggcttgttagacaaagggGCAGTgggggggtcgactaagaagtcactacagagttaattataaccattaaaatgctaatcctttacacatgaacgctcactcattcgggaacaactgcaatcaatatatatatttacgctcagtgtgtcgtcttgatcgctggtgaaaagtatttcttttgtagaattgtccgtccctctctctctctgtctcggttagaggggatagttcaaagtgacattcgttttagaatggatgtttcggcggttgtcgttcttcgcgttcaatgatgccaaattcctagctgcagactagtaatcaatatcaaagacttgttcttattctgtcggtatcgatagtcttaagagtttaaccacgtggtatggttaaaatattctacaacctttagccatctcgtaattgaggtaagcttggtctacaacctttgtctccctcctaatggagaaaaacatggtccaATGATCATTTCtaaaagttgggttttattcagaATGGCAGAAGAGGGCTGTCCCAGggtgtctgaccctaactgggctcaggggcggtcctctgaaatagttcaaatcaaaagggaattgtatttttcttcattaaacagtccacaatcatattacaccattatacaaacagtatcatcctcactcattcatcttatacaacaattagatgtaaaccccatatctgaggctattatataaacagcattatggtaatgtggccacaccgtctctcttgagcttcccaagttgtgcCAAAcgcaccagttcgtagctggattcttcacccatCTTTTACACTTTCTCTGGAAAATGacatttgttcgtacctcaagttctgtgaggtggaaggatttcctttgtcctCTGTGAAAGTTTACCCCCTCTCTaatactgtgtgtccatgaggtcttctcaggaatttacgacctctgaccacagcagtctGGTTGTATAAGCATAAGTATAAGTATAAGCTCGCTGTactcaaagagggcaacgtcatgacagtagcttatatgtggtgttcaatgcaggcCTATATTGCATTAGATTTTTAATAGCGTTTTTACATTATGAAACGCTTGATATTAATAATGTTTTACttggtctgtaacaccatgggccaAATAGTTGACTGTAAATTGTATTgtatgatgcaagaaaccactttacaaaataaaatgtattattattaccatACAGAGAATTAGACAAGGTAGGACATTCAAgcatgtctcaaaatacaacactgcccctttaattaAGATGTAAGCTTTTTACCTGATTAGCTTTTCAAAGAGAGTACTCACCCCCTTGGCATatgtcctattttgttgccttacaacatttgatttacacaaccaCCACTtttaagatgcaaaatattttgtgAAACAAATAAGACAAAAGAAAcagaacttgagcatgcataactattcaaccccccccccccccccccccaagtcaatactttgtagagtcacCCTTTGCATCAATTACAGTTGCAAGTttcttgggatatgtctctataagcttggtacatctagccactgggatttttgcccattcttcaaggcaaaactactccagctccttcaagttggataagttcctgctggtgtacagcaatctttaagtcataccacagattctcaattggattgagatctggactttgactaggccattccaagacgtttaaatgtttccccttaaaccactcaagtgttgcttttgCAGTATGCTTAGTGTCATTGTGCTGCTGGAAGgtaaacctctgtcccagtctcaaatatcTGAAACGTTTCaaaagacaaacaggtttccctcaagaatttcctttTATtaacgccatccatcattccttcaattctgaccagtttcccagtccctgccgatgaaaaacatccccacagcatgatgctgccaccactatgctttacTGGTGTTCTCCGCGGGGGAtagtattctcggggtgatgagaggtgttgggtttgtgccagacatagcgttttccttgatggccaaaaagctacgtttttgtctcatctgaccagagtaccttcttccatatgtttggggagtctcccacatgccttttggcgaacaccaaacattgcttatttttttctttcagcaatggcttttttctggccactcttccgtaaagtccagctctgtggagtgtacggcttaaagtggtcctatggacagatactccagtctccgctgtggagctttgcagctccttctggGTTATCCttagtctctttgttgcctctctgattaatgccctccttgcctggtccgtgagttttggtgggcggccctctcttggcaggtttgttgaggTGCCATATTATTTCCATtgtttaaataatggatttaaatggttctctgtgggatgttcaaagtttctgatatttttttagaacccaaccctgatctgtacttctccacaactttgtccctgacctgtttggagagctccttggtcttcatggtgccgcttgcttggtggtgccccttgcttggtggtgttgctggggcctttcagaacacgtgtgtgtgtgtgtgcgtgtgtgtatacataCTGAGATCATGCGGACACTTACATTGCActcaggtggactttatttaatttattatgtgtcttctgaaggtaattggtgcACCAGATTtgatttaggggcttcatagcaaaggtttGTAATGCaaagaaaataggaaaaacgccaagggggtgaatacttttgcaaggcactgtatatttgagcaataaggcacctcggggttgtggtatatggccaatataccacagctaagggatgATCTTATGCACGACACAACATGGAGTGGCTAGATACAGCCTGTCAGaaaaatcagcattcagggctcgaaccacccagttcatAATTTTGATACGATCCCAGAAAAAAAAACGTTAATCTATATAGTGCAAACTAATGCGGCGAACTCAAGAAAGTTAGGTCTCTGCATGGCATTTCTTCAGCGCGCCAGTCCTGGAGGAGGTGCGCAGCATAGAGGGAACATTGCTTACACCCTATGCTTCAAAGATACACTACAACTGTTATTGGTAATAAATCATTGCCTTGGGTAAAAGCGATGTTGGTCTGGTTTGAGGAAACCATGGTCCTACAGGTAAACTTGTTTCAGTAGTTCCTCCAACTCAACATTATCCATCTaacctacaggtaactgccaaaataaaggaaacgccaACATAGCGTCTTACATGGGGCATTGGGCCGCCGCTAGTCGCCAGAAAAGCTTGAATGCGCCTtcgcatagattctacaagtgtctggaactctattggagggatctGACACCATTATTCCATGAGAATGTAAtcgttttgttgatggtggtgaaaaGAGCTATCTCAGACACCGCTCTATAATcttccataagtgttcaattgggttgagatctagtGACTGACATACACACTTTAAACCCCCTTCGCTCCATTGAGAATTTAAATTTcaaaagtcactgagatctcttcttctagtcacggtagccaaaataataggcaactgggcatttttagaCATGACCCGAAGCTTGGTGGGATGTTCCcctgcttaattaactcaggaaccacacctgtgtgaaaGCAGCTGCTtacaatatactttgtatccctcgttACTGAAGTTTTCTCTTTATTTTGGCCGTGaccactgtctgtctcctctcctctcctacagtAAAGGCCTACAGTGGTACCGTATCCGTAGTGTCCTGAATCCAAAGATGCTGAAGCTAGCGGAGGTGTCTGCGTACGCGCCTGTCATCCACCAGGTGGTAGGGGACCTGCTAGAGCGTATTGAGAGGCTCCGCCTCCGCAGTCAGGACCACACCACCGTACCAGACCTCACCGCAGAGCTCTACAAGTTTGGCTTTGAAGGTGTGATACCATTGGTTCATTCAGTATTTTTTTATGCCccttcagaaacacacacacacccagtggAGTTGGACGCCAGGGTCTGCCACAGTGCCCATAGAGCAGCTTaggtgccttgctcaggggcacaaCGGCAGGAGATGGCATTTTGGATACCTAGAATCCCACCAGCTCTGTGTAGTCCTCATTGTTCACTGTGTTCTGTCCATCCCTGCAGGGATCTCTTCCATCCTGTTTGAGACGCGGCTGGGTTGTCTGCAGGAGGAGATCCCTAAGGACACGCTGAAGTTCATCGCTGCAGCCAACGACATGCTAACCCTGTCTGAGACGGTCCTCTTCCTCCCGCTCTGGACACGCAACGTCCTGCCCTTCTGGAAACGATTTATCCAAGCCTGGGACGACCTGGTGAATGTAGGTATGTTTGCAAATAATGTCAAGGGCTCCTTCTATTGAGCGACAAGCAGACTTAAATGTATAGGTGGAAAGTAGACATGGTAGGTTCGACCTCCACAATGCAAGCATATGGTTGTTTCTATTGCCCTGTCAATTGCATGTCAGCCGCTAAGCACCGTTGAGAAGTGTCGGAAATCGCAGACCTATGTGGGAACTTTGTTAATGTGGGAGGCAATCCGTCTGCCTAGGGAGACTAACTGTTGAGActcattttgtgtgtgtttgtgtgcgtcccCTGCATGAACGTGTGTGTTCAATGTATTTCTACATAAACCCTCAGCTCAGGGTCTGATTGACCATAAGTTGGCGCAGATGGATGCCCAGGTGCTTGCTGGGAAGCAGGTGGAGGGGATGTATCTCACCTACCTGCTGTCCTGTGATAAACTGACCCTGGGAGAGGTGTACATCAGCATCACAGAGCTGTTGCTGGGCGGAGTGGACAcggtgagaggagagggtcatgGGAGGTcatacagagaggagggtggtgccATACATAACAGCAGGGTCACGTTCAGTAGGGTACACCGTAAACAAACCTTTTGAAACAGAAAATGAACATATGAATTTCTCATTGGCAAAATGCTATTATTTCCTCTATATTTCAGTGTTTTCTTCTGTTTTGTGACTACTGGACACGTCCTAGGGAATGGGTGTAGGTGTATTTTGGCTTTAAGATTACATGATTCTGCCCAGGCCATAAATACTGAGACCATTTCCTTTAGTTTGTTGACATATATATTTGcagtgtattttttttttttttttttgtgggtaCAAAATGTAGTCGTACACAAACGCATGTaaccacagacatacacacagtaaCCATACAAACACAGCAGGACCTGCCTGACTGCATTCCCTGGTGCAGTCTGGGCTTGTCTTTGTCAAGAGCCACTTGCTGCTATCTGGGATCTGTTGCGGAGTAAAACGCCAAGCCTCAAGCTCTATTTATTCCACCTTCTATGTAACGTCATCAAGATAAAAATGTGTTTTGCTCACTGGAAATCAGTGTTTTCACTTTTATTCAATGACTAGATGTCACTTGAAAGGATCTAATGTTCCAAAGTAATTTCCTCAGCTGCTTTAATGATGAAttgatataaatgttgatgaTCACTTGATAACTTGTCTCTGATACAGcctccaccactccctcaacatcagcattTTAATTGTCCAAATCAAATTTCCCCACAGGGTCAataaagtatactgaacaaaaatcttaacgcaacaatttcaaagattttactgagttacagttcatttcaGGAAATGAGTCAATTGAAATgtattaattaggccctaatctctggatttcacatgactgggaatacagatatgcatctgttggtcacagataccttaaaagaaaaagTAGGGCCtgccgagtggcacagcggtctaaggcactgcagtgcttgaggcgtcactacagatccaggTTCGATCCCGgactgtgtcgcagccggccgcgactgggagacccatgaggcgacgcataattgtcccagcgtcatccgggttaggggagggcgcATGTactctgacacggtcgccagttgtacggtgtttcctccgacacattggtgcggctggtttacgggttaagcgagcagtgtgtcaagaagcagtgcggcttggcagggtcgtttTTCAGAGGACGCGTGGCTCTTGACCTTCACCTcacccgagtccgtatgggagttgcagcgatgggacaagactgcaaCTACCAGTTggggtaaaaataataataaaatgagAGAAAAGTTGGGGCAtgtatcagaaaaccagtcagtatctggtgtgaccaccatttgcctcatgcagcgcgacatctcTTTCACATAGAGTCGATCAGGCTGTTGGTTGTGGCATcttactcctcttcaatggctgtgcaaattTGCTGGATTTGGgcggaactggaacacgctgtcgtacacgtcgatccagattatcccaaacatgctcaatgtctggtgagtatgcaggccatggaagaactgggacattttcagctcccGGGAATTGTGGACAGATCCTTGCGATATGgggcagtgcattatcatgctgaaacatgaggtgatggcagcagatgaatggcacgacaatggacctcaggatctcatcacggtatctctgggATTTCAAATGGCCATtgctaaaatgcaattgtgttcgttgtccgtagcttatgcctgcctataccataaccccaccgccaccatggggcactctgtttacaatgTCGACATCatcaaactgctcgcccacacgatgccatacacgtggtctgcgttttggaggccggttggacatactgccaaattctctaaaacaacattggaggtggcttatggtagagtaatgaacattcaattctctggctacagctctggtggacattcctgcaatcagcataccaattgcacgctccttcaaaaattgagacatctgtggcagtgtgacaaaactgcacattttagaaaaGGTGCACCTGGGTAATGGTGCTTTTTAATCGGCTTCTTTTTGTTTTGAATTTGACCCCCttgtctccccaatttcgtggtatccaatccCTAGTTACAATTGTCAGTagttacaactcccgtacgggctcgggagagacgaaggtcgaaagccatgcgtcttccgaaacacaacccaaccaagccgcactgcttcttaacacagcgtgtaTCCAacacggaagccagccgcaccaatgtgtcagaggaaacaccgtgcacctggcgacctggttagcgtgcaggagtcgctagtgtgcgatgagacaaggatatccctactggccaaaccctctctaacccggacgacgctaggacaattgtgcgtcgccccatggaccttcgagcctgggctcgaacccagagtctctggtggcacatctagcactgcgatgcagtgccttagaccactgtgccacccgggaggcctttaatcggcttcttgatgtgccacacctgtcaggtgtatggattatctcggcaaaggagaaatgctcactaacagttgtgcacaaatttgagagaaataagctttttgtgagtgGACAATTactaggatcttttatttcaggtcatgaaacatgggaccaaccctttacatgttgcgttttttaaatatttttgttcCGTATATATCATATCACTTCACCCTAAGTAAacccctctttctttctatcgTCCTTCTCCTTTCGCCTCAGACGTCCAACACCTTGTCGTGGGCATTGTACCAGTTGGCTCGCGAAGCCGCGTCTCAGGACAGGCTGTACCTTGAGATCATGTCCGTGTGTCCGGGAAGACAGCAGCCCAGATCAGAGGACCTGAGCAGGATGCCCTACCTGAAGGCTGTCATCAAGGAGACTCTGAGgtgaacacacacatgcacgtaggCATGGGTGCATGTACATGTACACACATCCAGGTTCTgaggtgaacacacacacgcacgtaggCACGGATGCATGTACACGTACACACATCCAGGTTCtaaggtgaacacacacacacgcgagcGCACCAAGAACAGCAACCTGCAACTGGCCTCTTGTTTTGAGCATGCCTGGTCAAAGAGAGATTGTGTGCGTGCGTCTGCTTGCATTTCCCTTTCCCTAATTATACTGACGATGATAATGACTGATAAGTGAGTGCAGAGGGTCAAGGTATGGGACATGCTTTTTGGACAGTGTACATAAGGGGGGGTGGCAGTGCCCTTATATACACCTGAACAGTGTGTTCAAATGTTGTAAAGAACAGGTgtaaactaacagtgaaatgcttacgggtccttcccaacaatgcagaatacaacatatatatttttaataataataataaataaaagacattaacacaaggaataaatacacaataagTCATGtttacttggctatatacacgaggTATCAATActaagtcgatgtgcaggggtatgaggtaattgaggtagatatgcacatatcggtaggggtaaagtgactaggcaacaggataggatagataatagacagaagcagcagtgtatgtgatgagtgtggatgtgtgtgtgtggcaaatgtgtgcctgtgttacctgtggtcgaGTGTGTCAAGAGAATTTAGTTCTCGTGTTCATTAACCAATATAGTTCACAAGCCGTCTCACATTGTCTGCCACTTGTTAAACAATAATACAAGCCCAAGAGCTCTCCCCTCCCTGGAtggggacagaatgtcctgtaaggaacacagtattccagccagtctgacgatagctccattagtttctaacaaggaacagaaAGGCTTTGTTCTAATTCAGAACTAAAACCACACACATTATATTCCGTGTtatgattataataagattcatacattcatgcagtgacagtagtattctgtttAGTTATAGTTCTACGTTAAATGTATACATCCTTTAGTCATTATTCATGAAAATCccataaccagtgtgtgtgtgtgttagtgcaaGTATGTGTCAAAAAGAGTgtaaaagggtcaatgcagatagttcaGGTAgcttcagttgaagtcggaagtttacatacaaatatgttggattcattaaaactccacacatttcttgttaacaaactatcgttttggcaagtcagtttggacatctactttgtgaatgacacaagtcatttttccaacaattgtttacagacagattatttcacttataattcaccgtttcacaattccagtgggtcagaagtttacatacactcagttgactgtgcctttatacagcttggaaaattccagaaaatgatgtcatggctttagaagcttctgataggctaattgacatcatttgagtcaattggaggtgtacctgcggatgtatttcagggcctaccttcaaactaggTGCCTTTTCGCTTGACATCatagaaaa carries:
- the LOC115129706 gene encoding sterol 26-hydroxylase, mitochondrial isoform X1, which produces MCSLSAVTRTLRLTVHHRQTLSVALDGFVSGGRRFKSGASRHVGQNWLTTIETTPGKYKTIDDLRGPSLATTVYWLFVKGYADKSHAMQVEHKKLYGPIWRSRFGPFDVVNVASPELISQVIRQEGRFPVRTELPHWKEYRDMRGQAYGLHVDKGLQWYRIRSVLNPKMLKLAEVSAYAPVIHQVVGDLLERIERLRLRSQDHTTVPDLTAELYKFGFEGISSILFETRLGCLQEEIPKDTLKFIAAANDMLTLSETVLFLPLWTRNVLPFWKRFIQAWDDLVNVAQGLIDHKLAQMDAQVLAGKQVEGMYLTYLLSCDKLTLGEVYISITELLLGGVDTTSNTLSWALYQLAREAASQDRLYLEIMSVCPGRQQPRSEDLSRMPYLKAVIKETLRMYPVVPGNGRLTVDNDVVVDNYWFPKKTQFHLCHYAASHDEGEFVDAECFRPERWLRGDPESYQHHPYSSIPFGVGVRACVGKRVAELEMYFALSRLMQHYEIQPEDGAPTTEPKTRTLLIPSKPINLRFLPRA
- the LOC115129706 gene encoding sterol 26-hydroxylase, mitochondrial isoform X2, translated to MQIRAMRCSKGLQWYRIRSVLNPKMLKLAEVSAYAPVIHQVVGDLLERIERLRLRSQDHTTVPDLTAELYKFGFEGISSILFETRLGCLQEEIPKDTLKFIAAANDMLTLSETVLFLPLWTRNVLPFWKRFIQAWDDLVNVAQGLIDHKLAQMDAQVLAGKQVEGMYLTYLLSCDKLTLGEVYISITELLLGGVDTTSNTLSWALYQLAREAASQDRLYLEIMSVCPGRQQPRSEDLSRMPYLKAVIKETLRMYPVVPGNGRLTVDNDVVVDNYWFPKKTQFHLCHYAASHDEGEFVDAECFRPERWLRGDPESYQHHPYSSIPFGVGVRACVGKRVAELEMYFALSRLMQHYEIQPEDGAPTTEPKTRTLLIPSKPINLRFLPRA